The region AAGAAGAAGCCGTCGCAGGTGGCGCAGGCGCTCAGGCCCTTGCCGTAGAAATCCTTCTCGCCGGGCAGATTCAGCCACTTGGCCGAGCTCCCCGAGGCGATGATCACCGCGGGCACCGTGTACTCGCCGCCGGTGGTGACGACCTTGAACGGCCGGGCGGACATGTCGATCGACTTGACCGTCTCGCTCCGGATGACCGTGCCGAACCGCTCGCACTGGGCGCGGAACTGGGTCATCAGCTGGGGGCCGTCGATGCCGTCGGGAAAGCCGGGGTAGTTCTCGACCTCGGTGGTGATCGTCAGCTGCCCGCCGGGCTGGTCGCCCTCGCACAGGAGGTTGGGGATGTTGGCCCGGCTGAGGTAGAGGCCCGCGGTGTAGCCCGCGGGGCCGGAACCGACGATGATCACCTTGGGATCCCTGGTTTCGCTCATGGCGTGCGCCTTCCTGGTCGGTTGCCGGTTGAAATCCCGGCAAGTTGGTGGGAGATCGGGGCTTCCCCCTCCCGTCGCGTTTTCGTGCCGCAAACACTACGACGATCCGCGGGATTGTCAACCGTCGGCGGAAAAAGGGGAATTCTGGCGAGGATTCCTTGACGGCAGCCGTTGCAGGCATTTATTATACCCGCTTGCCAAGGAAATCCGGGCCAGTCGAACCGCCCGCGGCCGCAGCGCCGTCGACGCGGGGAAGCGGCCCTGACGGATGTTTTTGCGCGTCCGTCGACCGGGCCCGCCCGCGGCCACCGCCGGACGCCGGGCCCCCGAGCCGGACCGCCCCCTTCAGCGATGAACCGATTCATCGCCGCAGGTCGGGGCGGCAGGGAAGACGTCAGGGAGAAACCAGACATGTACGCCGTTGTGAAAATCAAGAACCAGCAGTTCCGGGTCACCCCCGATACGAAGCTGCAGGTGCCCCTGCTGGATGCCGAGGAGGGCGCGAGCCTGACCTTCGACGAGGTGCTCCTGGTCGCCAACGGCGAGGACATCAAGGTCGGCACCCCGGTGGTCTCCGGCGCCAGCGTGGCCGCCGAGGTCGTCGGCCACGGGCGCAGCCGCAAGATCGTGGTCTTCAAGAAGAAGCGCCGCAAGAACTACCGCCGCAAGAACGGCCACCGTCAGCACTACACCGAGATCCGGATCACCGGGATCAACGGCTAGCCCGCCCGTCGGCGGCAGCGGAAAGGGAGCGAACCATGGCTCACAAAAAAGCAGGCGGATCGACGCGGAACGGCCGCGATTCGAATCCCCAGAATCTGGGCGTGAAGCGCTTCGGCGGTCAGGCCGTGTCGGCCGGCACCATCCTCGTGCGCCAGCGCGGCACCCGGATCCACCCCGGCAAGAACGTCGGCAAGGGCGGCGACGACACGCTCTTCGCCCTCATCGACGGCACGGTGGTCTTCGAGGACTTCCGCGGCGACAAGAAGCGGGTGAACATCCAGCCCTTCGCGTAAGCGGCGCGGATGAGCAATGGGATCGAAGCCCGCCCCCTCCGGGGTGGGCTTCTCTCTTTTCGAGTTTCCGGACGCCGTCGGCGTCCGACAGCAGGTGGTCCATGGCGCACGACTCGATCCGCCGGCCTTCCCCCCTCGACCCCAGCCGGGTCCTCATCGTCATCCCGTCCCGCTTCGGTTCGTCCCGCTTCCCGGGCAAGGCCCTGGCCGATCTGGCCGGCCGGCCACTCGTGGTGCGGGTCCTGGAGAACGCCCGCCGCATCGCCGCAGCCTCGCGGGTCGTCGTGGCCACCGACGACGAGCGCATCGCCGCCGCGGTGCGGGCGGCCGGCGGCACCGTCGAGATGACCGGCGACCACGCCACGGGAACCGACCGCATCGGGGAAGTGGCGGGGCGTCATGACGTCGATCTCGTGGTCAACCTGCAGGGCGACGAGCCGCTGCTCGATCCGGACGACGTGGACGCGCTGATCGCCGCCATGGGCGCCGACCCGGACTGCGACATCGGCACCTGCGCCCATCCCTTCCCGGCGGGGGCCGGCGCCGCCTTCGCCGACCCGAACACGGTGAAGGTCGTGTGCGATCGCGCGGACCGGGCTTTGTACTTTTCGCGCGCGCCCATTCCCGGTACCTTTCCCGGGAACGTGACGCCGGGCGTCGCGGTGGCGCGGCGCCACGTGGGAATCTACGCCTTCCGGCGCGACGCGCTGGAGCGTTTCCTGGCCCTCGAGCGCACGCCGCTCGAACTGGCCGAGGGGCTCGAACAGCTGCGGGCCCTGGAGAACGGGTTCGTGATCCGGGTCGTCCCGATCGAGCGGGCGCCCGTGGGAGTCGATACGCCGGCGGACCTGGAGGACGTGCGCCGGCTCTGGCAGGAACGGCGGCCCGGGGAGTAGGGCGGCCACATGGACGGGCGGCGCCGCGGGGGCGGGGCCGCGCCGGGAGAGGAAGACATGGCCAAGTTCGTATTCGTCACCGGTGGCGTGGTCTCGGCCCTGGGCAAGGGGATCGCCAGCGCCTCGCTCGGCAACCTCCTGAAGGCGCGGGGCCTGAACGTCGTGCTGCAGAAGTTCGACCCCTACCTCAACGTCGATCCCGGCACCATGAGCCCGTTCCAGCACGGCGAGGTCTTCGTCCTGGACGACGGCGCCGAGTGCGATCTCGACCTGGGGCACTACGAACGCTTCACCGACACGAACCTCTCCCAGATCAACAACCTCACCAGCGGTCGCGTCTACGAGACCATCCTGGCCAAGGAGCGCAAGGGCGAGTACCTGGGTCGCACGGTGCAGGTCATCCCTCACGTGACGGATGAGATCAAGCGTCGCATCCTGTTGCCCGCCAAGGAGAACCCGGACGTCGACGTGATCATCACCGAGATCGGCGGCACCGTGGGCGACATCGAGAGCCTGCCC is a window of bacterium DNA encoding:
- the rplU gene encoding 50S ribosomal protein L21, with amino-acid sequence MYAVVKIKNQQFRVTPDTKLQVPLLDAEEGASLTFDEVLLVANGEDIKVGTPVVSGASVAAEVVGHGRSRKIVVFKKKRRKNYRRKNGHRQHYTEIRITGING
- the kdsB gene encoding 3-deoxy-manno-octulosonate cytidylyltransferase, yielding MAHDSIRRPSPLDPSRVLIVIPSRFGSSRFPGKALADLAGRPLVVRVLENARRIAAASRVVVATDDERIAAAVRAAGGTVEMTGDHATGTDRIGEVAGRHDVDLVVNLQGDEPLLDPDDVDALIAAMGADPDCDIGTCAHPFPAGAGAAFADPNTVKVVCDRADRALYFSRAPIPGTFPGNVTPGVAVARRHVGIYAFRRDALERFLALERTPLELAEGLEQLRALENGFVIRVVPIERAPVGVDTPADLEDVRRLWQERRPGE
- the rpmA gene encoding 50S ribosomal protein L27; translation: MAHKKAGGSTRNGRDSNPQNLGVKRFGGQAVSAGTILVRQRGTRIHPGKNVGKGGDDTLFALIDGTVVFEDFRGDKKRVNIQPFA